Sequence from the Crassostrea angulata isolate pt1a10 chromosome 9, ASM2561291v2, whole genome shotgun sequence genome:
tattgctgaacatattacaaaaatgtACCAACATTTAGAACTGAGTAATTCTTCAGTTTTTATGTCACCTGAGTCATTCAGTGACCTATTGCAAATCATCATGCAACGTCTGTCGTTCCACctgcataaacaattttacttttacaactttttgaaaactactaggccaattgcTACCATTTTTGGTTTGAAGGGTATGGGGAATCTAAATTATGAAATAGTGACTTTAACCGACCCAACAGCCTCACGTGTGGGCAAAATATGCACACAAAAAAAGactaaatttcaaaaatctttacTAAGATTTCCGTGTTATGATGTCCATATAACCTTCTACCAAATTTGTTAATTCATGGCCCTTGAGTCATCAGATCAGGAGTTGAAATCAAAGGTTGAAGTCATTGTGGACTTACAGTGAAAAGGTATTCAATCTTTCAAAAGTCCTCTTTCTTAACTCGCATATGTATATGAGAAACAATAAATGCATGGTATAAAGTCCATAAAGTGAAgctctctaccaaaattgtgaaagtaatgacccctgggtcagacACTTTGATAAGGCCATTATACTTAAATTTAGGGGCGcgtttgattttataaataggTCACTGGTGTACACCATGTACATTTTGGTAAATCAAGTGCAGTGGTGTAGGCGGTGTATCGTTTCGGTGTTCAACGGGGCGTGCATGGacacttttttcttttacacCAAAGCAGGGGCATGTGTTGGGTGTAGCACTGAAACCAATATAGTGGACGAATGTTATGACTACTGGAAACTTTACAAATGATTTTAGGTACAGAGTCTGTAATATAACAGTTTAGAAGTCGTATACAAGTTGCTTTTGTATGAAAGCCATTGAATTTGAAATGTGTTTATTTCAttgcatttatttctagaaaaaaaacccttggATGGTCGCCGATTCTCTTTTAAAACTGCATCCTTTTCCGCCATATTTATCCTTATCTTCCTTACACCATGTACACTACACCATTTAAGATGCACTTGACATACAATACGAAATGTTTACAAGGATGTACACATAGTTAAGCTTAATCAATTGCGCCCTATGTTTCACATAATAAATTACTTCATCTTTGATATTCCAAAATCTTTTTCGTATGAATGCAAACCATAAGTTTTTACCAGTTACGAAAAGATTTTTACTACGTCATTCATATGCATCTATAAATAAGGGAAAATCTTATGGCAAGGGGAATCTTCTTCGCAATTCAGCTGATTCAAACAATACTGCAAAATTTGCACTTTTCCTGTGAACACCAAGAATATTGTACTCTTGGTGTTGAAGTGTATTCTTTCGCTTTTTAGAgatcttttgttaaataagaATTGGTTTAATGATGGAGTCAAATACATCAGTCATGTATgcttagctgcaggtctgtagccctaaaaaaaatttcggatggacgacctgggtcCCAGCGTATGTATGCTAggattaaattaaataaataaaatcatacctCAATTTATAACATGCATTTAacacttttttatatgaaagaaacacattttgttatattttgattttgcaatttggtgaacattttaataatatatacgtacattgtaattttctgatcagaagaaataattaaatttaataaatcagGAAAGGAAGTAAACATACaatctgttttcattttaatttgttcagagagagaggggggggggttatttaaCGATTCTCCCCCACCCTCCCCTCAATCTCGAAAGTGTAAAAAAAACtctaacattttaaaaacaaagggcaaaacaaaaaaaaattcaaagaaaccTGTACCATTCTTTACTAAGGGAGGCACTCTAcattaaatgatgaaaaataaaaacagaggaATATGTGATCCGCGCGCATCAAAGGGAGGTAACTCATTATTTTTATTCCGACTTCCTGTTTACCTAGCAACATAAAATGGAGTCCATCTTTCCATTCGGAGATggataaatattcaatattttcttgGATTACTTAGAATTGGACTTGATTTGAAATACCATTTGGCAAAGAAGTCTTATATTTGCTGTGTTTTGAACAAATATAGACAAAATGGCGGCAACCGAAATGCAACATCACGCTTTTAACCCAACACTGACTACCACACAGGCCATCATGCCCGAAAGACCTCGGGTACCCATTGTAGCACACATTATCACAGATGATGATATCGGTGTTTTAAAGGTAACTTAATTCTTTATTCCATATTCTAGGTTTGATAGTTCTCTCGTCAAAGTCGTCTTGCTAAAAACTCGAAATTTATACGATTGTTTGTAGGCCTTAATTCCATTTGTAAATactaaaaaacattgaaatatcagGAAATGTATGATAAGATATAATAACATAGGCTTGATTATTGAAATCTTGCAGGGAACAAAGCTTCAACCAATCAACTTGAGCAGGGTTGTAAAACTCCTTACAGATCCACACTCGGTGAGTATGATATATTTAATGCTTACATCTGTCTATTATTCTGTACAGGCGTGTGACCAGTTCTCGTCGTGTACCAATTTcttgccagtacattgtgatgtCGTTTTTCGTATATTaatttatgtgttgataaaatgacgtcacaatgtactggcgagaaatggtactcggtgagaactggtcgcacaccAGTAtacatacagtacatgtatatatgggtCTTACCAGAAATATAAAGGCATGCTATATAAAGTAGCAGGAATTTGTGTCTCTTCACTCGAGGGTTTGTTTTGCTgtcaattaaatttattaattactaagttcaatttcaaaatcattttatttcatttcttaaatttgaacacttatacagaatttttttttcaatgtgatcATTGTGCTCTGATGAttggaaatatttttaagattcaataaattgaattaatttcttttttcaggtTCATCTAATTGACAGACATATCAATGCTCTGCAGAGACTGGTGAAACATTATCAAAAGGGATTTGTATCCTTCCTTcagtttttcattatttttcaggTCTTTTGGGGGGTTATGAGGACTGCCATCTTAATCTCCTTGAGAAAGAAAGCTCTCTATTAagacaaatttaagaaaatttcaaagctgaaatatttgtaatttttctacTGAATGGTGgttaaaattgtattgtaaaaCTTCTTAGAAGCCCTTTAGACCTCACAAGATTTGATTTATGTGACCAACCAATTTCATATCCCGATAAActttttaacttgctgtttatttctaaaataagtGTTAATTCACAAAATCCTTGAGCAATTAGCCACCACAAAGAAGAATTCAATTCCATAGTAAATCAAAAAGAGTAATTTTAGATGAaccatttgaaaaattatagtCACAGGTAAACAGTTTATGAGAGATGTGattaaaattgtgttttcttCCTTAACTATCATTCAGCCTATGAAAGATTTGGTTCAGGTCTTCAAGATCCTGAATGTGTGCTCGGACCGAGTGGCAGGCCAAGATGAGGAGCctctctttgaaaaaattatctGTGATATTCTCAAAATATGTAGCTTACCTTTCCTCAAAGAGAAGTCGTCGGACGAGCTTGTTTTTGAACAGATCGTGACAGAATCTGTGTCACAATTAGGTTTGtgattatattttacatttcaaatttgttttaattgtaaacTTGCTCATGATCATTTGgttcaataaaatgatttttgtttctaaataatgcattgatataatattattatcacCAGGAAAaacttacaattttaaaaagagttttGGTTTTTTGCATCTTCTTTAAAGAGTTTTATAGTCTTTTTGTTACGGAATACATTATAGGATATTTAATGCGAGTTCCATCGAGAGATATAAGGAAGCAGATCTGTGACACATTGGTGGCATTTTACAGCGAGAAACCAACCAACCAGGATGTTCAAAGTaagtagaattaattttaatctcatcaaaataaatcctcatttcttcttaattataaaatgacttttggtaataattatttgatattattacattattttatacCTTGTTCATTTCTTCAGATTTATCtgtttgaatattaaaatacatgtacttaagttTTCTGATGGACTTTGAATTTTAAtcgtaatatttttttgtatagagCTGCAAGCTACGAGTTTGTCTTACAACAAGGGTGTGATTGAGAACAGCGACGTATCCGAAACCTTAGTCAAGGTCAGTGGAGTGTTTTGATTTCATCTCTCTTGAAGCTACAATTCATGAAAACTATATCAGACTATCAAAAGTACCGTTATTAAAAGGCAGCTAGGCTCTTttgatgtatatttgtatatattttgttggaCCACTAACCATGAGTTATTGACTCGATTTTTCAGTCCCTGGCATTGCTGGAGAAAGATGTGGACATCAAACTGGCAGTGCTCAATGTCCTACAGCATTTTTCTAAAGGATCAGGTAAATGTTTAATGAAATGTTGCTGactttaagaaaattataatgtttttgtgtactcatttgaaaaaaaagtggaGAGAAATAGAataatgatttttcaaattgaaatatagttaatgtagcaaaaaaaaatcccttttcAAAAAGCACACAATgattagaaatatgttttgCCAGCAGTAACtgttatataataaaacataatataaatgatatgattcaaagctaaaaaaaaacaacacttatataataattttatgatCTGTATGTATTACAGATAAGAACTGTGATCAGATGCTGAGAGCTGAAGCTGCCACCACAGTTTGTTCACGCTTGATGGACCCTGACCCCACAGGTCAACTTCTGTTCCGCTCTGTCGATATTCTCTGGAACATGTTGGAAAATGGAGACCAAGGGCAACTCGCTGAGCAACTAAATAATCTGACCTGCATCAGGTACTGTGttagaccaaaaaaaaaaaaatgtataagttCAGGCACACCCGCAGTTGGTCAAATGCTatcacattaattttaatttaatgtatatgagaataaatcaattttattatttgaaaattgagttattccccCTTGCAAATCTTGCAATAAAATCTGTTGGCCCaagttaattttgaaatttttggcaCGAGAgtcaatacattgattttttatggCCTCTTGCCCAAGTATTTTCGATTTAAGTGTTTTTTAATTTAGCTTATTGACATAGCTCATCGAGATAGGCCAAAATCAGCTTCCTGCTAAAGATGCATTGTGGAGTGTCCTGAAAGATTtcataaatatattgattttaaattgacTTTGCCTTTAAGCAGACAGGTGTAAATGAATCTTTAGAAGTGTATTTCAACTTGATATTCATATTAATGTCAAAAACAgaaatttaaccaaaaatatttctgtatttGTCTTCTAAAAACTCACTGCTCTCAAGAGCATTTTTGACATACACTGAAATATTCCATGAAATATGTGCAGATATTTTAACCAtgagaaaatgaaatcaaaaaagTGTGTTCATAAATACTTCCTGCCACACTTTACGAGGATTGAATTGATATatgattgttttcaattctCTGCAGCCAACTCCGTGATGCCTTTGTGTACCAGCTGACTCAAAGCTACAGTCATTATGGGAGACAACTCCGTAACGACCTCCTCGTCATTGCCATGTTAGTGGCGGCAAAATGTCCCAATGCCCCGTTTGTCGAGACAGGATTCGCCAAACAGCTGACGCTGTTTGCAACATTCCAGGAAGGTTTGTGTCTAAAACAATGTCATAATTGTAGTTAAGTATTGTAAGATGGaggaaaaaaaacctcaaaacaaacaaatcagCTCATGTTTATATGACAAAAATACCTCCCAAGGTTGgctatattttcaaattttttttccccgGTGAAAAAGATTTGTTTGGCTATAAAGAAAACTAATCATTTTTCTCTTCACttaattatatatgattttagTTCATACTGCCTCTAGACATTTGTTATTGTTAAGAATTTTGGGGGAATTTTGGAGTACCATTGAATTGTGAAGAGTTGTGTCTTGTGTGCCAAAGCCATTCTGTCAAATTCATCATGCTTACATCTCTTGATTGATGATTTATAACATGGGGGGTAATAAGCATTGATTAGTTTGAGACAAgttattttcagtattttttatgaaGGATATTTGTTGCAAAGGAATTTTAAAACGTCGTTTTGTTCCGTGTCAAAAATTATGAGGCATTTTAagttaataataatgaaatttaagaaacaAAGATTTTTCTATTTGGGTTTTCAATCAATTTCAAGTGTTCattatagatataaaaaaataactggATTCTTGagtctgttatttttttaataaacctaTGTAAGTTACCTCCCTTTTATCAGCAATGCCAAGATGGAGgatataataatgattttaaaagaatatttgatgCAACTATTATCCTATTGATTCCAATGATGTATGAGGTAGCTAACTTGAAGGgttagataaataaaattggTAGCACATTTTTGTAGCACAATATTCACAAAAAGGTGAATACagtaaaagtaaatgaattgaCACTTACAGTGAAGTGATTTTAATTGCTCGTGACTTTACAGCATGCtgtaaacttgacagatataacgaattatgtttataatgaatttaaatCGCCCGTCCCTGGCTTTTCATCATAAGCATGTTTAATATATTCGTTGCATTATGGTCATATGTATTAGCTTAATTCAGAAGTTTaacttaattaatatatatcaactaataacattttgaagtaaattgaagggaaataactcttgaGTTTCTTTTTTCCAGTGAAGAGTCACAATGCTTTGGTGAAGCATCTGAAGCTGATGAAGAGCCATGAGGACTTTGAGCTGAAGAAGTTGTTGTTCAGTATCCTGGTGACACTGAGCAGGGATCCGTCAGTTGTCCCAGTAAGTCATAAACAAAAAGCATCTCTTTGTATATGTATAAGGACTAATTAATGACTGAGCTTTGGCCTCACTTTTCACATTCAACTGTTCAGAATCACAATCTTACTCTTGCATTGTTTTCCTGTTCATAAAATCCGTCCAAGtgctttacaatatttaaatgctTATTCAATTCCAGCAtaacttttgtaatttaaataccCTTTTCATGTCAAAATATTAAGAATGAACGAAATGCATTGTTTTGTAATGTAAAATTCTGTAGACAACTTCTAGTTCAACCAAattcttgtattttttctgaTGATAGTACAAATTGACCCAAATCTGATCTTTTTTCTGCTGCTAGTACAAATTGaaccaattttgattttttttctgatgatAGTACAAATTGaaccaattttgatttttttttctgatgatAGTACAAATTGAACCACTTCTGATCTTTTTTCTGCTGATAGTACAAATTGaaccaattttgattttttttctgttgatagtacAAATTGACCCAACTCTGATCTTTTTTTGGTCTATAGTGCAAATTGACCCAATTCTGACCTTGTTTCTATCCACTACAGGTTCTATCAGAGGGACATCTGATGCTGGCCCTGTTCTCCTTCGTGCGGGCCAATGAGAACACCTCTGGTCCTCGAGAGTGGACCCCGGCCCAGTTTGAGGAGATCCAACTCCACGCCATGTCCTGTCTGTGTGCCCTCGTGCCCCTCATGATTGAGGACTACATGACCTGTCAGGGCAGCACACGTCTGCTCCTCCTCTTGGAGTGGTGTGTAGGAGAAGGTAAGCATCacctttgtctgtctgtctgcctaCCATTTATCAGTCAATTCTATCTTTTCATCTGATTGTCAGTCCATCTGACTGCTCATATAtccatttttcaaattaaataataaatttttaccAAAACTATTAATTTGCCTTTTGACagtttttagggtttttttttatatcagaatgtatatatatgtactctTAAGTTAACGTATCATAATGGAATTTTTTTGAATGTTCAGTGATTCATTTATCTGTCTCTGTTTTGATAAGTGAAACCATGTTTTGGGAGATCAAATAAGCAAATAAGCGTCATATTTTCAGCAAACCAAAAGCTTTATTAGTATTTTCAGTATTAACTATGCTTGAACAATACACATGCTTACATACCATAATCTAATTCATGTGGAAACCAATTTTTCCAGAGGACTTTGGTGGCCATGGAAACAGTTTCCATGGTAAAGGTGGGCGTGGCAACAAGAGAGGGCAGATGAGGCACTGTCTGCGTCTTCTGCGTAGCGTGGTATCCACGGGAGACGAAGGCGTCTTACAGGATCTGTCGGACCAAGGCGTCATTAACCAAATCATCAGTAAGTACCGACACAATCCCC
This genomic interval carries:
- the LOC128163795 gene encoding cilia- and flagella-associated protein 69-like, with product MAATEMQHHAFNPTLTTTQAIMPERPRVPIVAHIITDDDIGVLKGTKLQPINLSRVVKLLTDPHSVHLIDRHINALQRLVKHYQKGFPMKDLVQVFKILNVCSDRVAGQDEEPLFEKIICDILKICSLPFLKEKSSDELVFEQIVTESVSQLGYLMRVPSRDIRKQICDTLVAFYSEKPTNQDVQKLQATSLSYNKGVIENSDVSETLVKSLALLEKDVDIKLAVLNVLQHFSKGSDKNCDQMLRAEAATTVCSRLMDPDPTGQLLFRSVDILWNMLENGDQGQLAEQLNNLTCISQLRDAFVYQLTQSYSHYGRQLRNDLLVIAMLVAAKCPNAPFVETGFAKQLTLFATFQEVKSHNALVKHLKLMKSHEDFELKKLLFSILVTLSRDPSVVPVLSEGHLMLALFSFVRANENTSGPREWTPAQFEEIQLHAMSCLCALVPLMIEDYMTCQGSTRLLLLLEWCVGEEDFGGHGNSFHGKGGRGNKRGQMRHCLRLLRSVVSTGDEGVLQDLSDQGVINQIITILKNAIRSETEDDAVDIEMQSDMLLILSCLCEGDMHRKELFGTEGVDVVIHYLRTNSSFLNSGLGHHRLLLSAVDCVWCAVVGCYITEDYFLEKEGVFLLIDLLEVCPKNTHNLILGCLLDLCENPKTIHHIHTWRGKDNCSAAHLFCDIYRNEEKDMGVKRDKDGAIADITKPLMGALQEFQGVVPLPASNPSQSIVDVSENMRAKLYSLFCKIGWSDLSGLTVEDHVTLVVLEKYLDFKMGEVWTEIIQELHAENVRPVTPDMEAIEAISRGIEERAKIVAGTQYELLEAQQNQDALDEQEFYAEIRENHRQKEKAMNDFTDFVARTSNFQLLKAAKKRQALSIEASLMGNKYREQENFHETELKNVHATAICNKTVAVESTPLSLTGGPLAKYDPKLGTTQSRKILKQKMTTMSSKK